The genomic region GTGGAAGACCCCCACCTGGTCCAGGCTGCCCGCCGCTGCGAGCATGGCTACCAGCCCGGGATACCGGGGGTTGACGTTGGAGAGGAGCAGGATCGGCCCGGGGACGAACTGGGCGGCGATAGCCGAGTAGTGCGGCCAGGCCCAGATGGCGTAGTTGAAGATGGTAGCCTCGACGCCCTGGGCCGCCAGGTACCTCCCTTCGCTCTGGGCCAGGTCGGTGGTCCAGACGATCTCCCGGCCGGTGACCACCTCCCAGCCGGCGGCCCGCAGCCGCGCCGCCAGGCGGTCCTGGAACTGCCGGGTGAGGGGAAGCAGCTCCTCGTGGACGTGGGGTCTGCCGTCGGAGAAGGTGAGGATGCCGACCTTCGGAGACCCCATGGCTGACCTTCGCCCCCTACGCCTGACCGGCCGGTCCCTCCTCCTGCCCCGTCCCCGTGCGCCGGCCCGGTTGTGATAACGGTTTCAGATCCTGGTATTCTGCCGCCGGACCGCCGACTCCTCCCGCCCGGAGGCCGTCCGTTGCCAGTCCCGGAGTAGGGGGAGTTCGCCGTGGGATCCTGCTTGCCGGTGCAGGATGCGGCAGGAGACGGGCCAAACGAGCCGGAGTATGATGGTGCCTCGATGGCGACCCTGAAGGACGTCGCGCGCAAAGCGGGGGTGTCCGTGGCCACGGCTGCCCGGGTGCTGGGCGGGTACGGCTACGCCAGCCAGCGGGCGCGGGAACGGGTCCTGCGTGCGGCCCGGCAGCTGGACTACACCCCCAACGCCCTCGCCCGGGGGATGGTGAAGAAGCGGACCCACGCCATCGGGGTGATCGTCTCCGACAACGCCAACCCCTTCTTCGCCGCGGTGGTCCGCGGCGTGGAGGACGTCGTCCGCCGCCACGGCTACGCGGTGATCCTGTGCAACAGCGACGAGAGCCCCGAGAAGGAGGACCTCTACCTGCGCATCCTGCGAGAGAAGCAGGTGGACGGGCTGCTCCTGGCGTCAAGCGGCCAGGTCACCCCGCACCTGCGCCGCTGGTTGCGCACCGGCCTTCCCCTGGTGCTGGTGGACCGGCGCCTGGAGGGGATCCGGGCCGACGCCGCCCTGGTGGACAGCATGGAGGGGGCCCGCACCGCGGTGAGCCACCTGATCGCGCTGGGCCACCGCCGCATCGGCATCATCAGCGGCCCGGTCCGTGTCTTCACCGGGCGGGAGCGGCTGGCCGGCTACCTGGCGGCCCTGCAGGCGGCAGGCCTGCGTGCCGATCCGGCCCTGGTGCGGGAGGGCGACTTCAAGCAGCAGAGCGGCTACCGGCTGGCCCGGGAGTTCCTGGAGATGAACCGTCCGCCTACGGCCCTCTTCGTGGCCAACAACCTGATGACCATCGGCGCCATGCTGGCTCTGAAGGAGGCCGGGGTGCGCGTCCCCCAGGAGATGGCCGTGATCGGCTTCGATGACATGGACTGGGCGCCGATCCTGACACCCACCCTGACGGCGGTGGCCCAGCCGGCCTACACGCTGGGGACCAGCGCAGCCCAGTTGCTGATGCAGCGGCTGGAGAACCCCGCGCGGCCCGTACAGGAGATCGTGCTGAAGACCCGCCTGGTGATCCGTGAGTCCTGCGGCGCCGTGCTGCAGCGGCGCTGACCGGTTGAGGCCATGCGGTGTGCGGGTTGACTCATAGGGAAACCTGAGTTTCTGGGGCCCGGTGCCTCACGCACCCTCCGGAGTGATGTGCGACGAGGCGACGGCCCCGCCCTCACCTGGATCCGTTGTGAGGCAATGCGCCCCTTGACAGCCGGGACGCGTCTGATAATCTGCAATCGTTATCACATCTTGCACCCCCGGGGGTGGGGATCATGGTCTGGCGCGCACTCGGGGTTGCCCTGGCACTCGTGGCCCTCACGTGGAGCGTGCCCGCGGGCGCGGTCATGGTGTTGCGGTGGGGGGAGGTCCTCCCGCCGGACCACCCTTCGGTTCAGATGGTCGAACGCATCGCGCGCAGCGTGTCCCAGCGGACCCAGGGGTACCTCCAGATCCAGGCCTACCCCGCGGGCCAGCTGGGCACTACTCGGGACCAGATCGAGAACGTCATGGTGGGGACCCAGCAGCTCACCACGGAGGGTGCGGCGGCCATCGGTCAGTTCTTCCCTCCTCTGGGCGCGCTCGAGGCGCCCTACGCGTGGCGTGACGAGGCGCACCTCCGCGCGGTCATGAAGAGCCCCATTGCGGAGGAGCTCTCGAGGGCTTTCATCGAGAAGCGCGGGGTCCGCATCCTGGCGGCCACGTACTATGGTGTCCGCCACCTCACCACGACACGGAAGCCCGTGCACACCGTGGCGGACCTCCGTGAGTTCAAGTTGCGGGTGCCGGAGAACGAGGTGTTCGTGGCCATGGTCCGCGCGTGGGGTGCCAAGCCCACTCCGATCCCCTTCGGGGAGCTGTACCTGGCGTTGCGCCAGAATGTGGTGGAGGGTCAGGAGAACCCTCTGCCGACCATCGACGCAGCGAAACTGTACGAAGTCCAGAAGTACCTGGTCCTCACCGGCCACATCCTCACGCCCCGACTGATCCTCATCAACGAGCGCACGTGGCGGGCCTTGGGCCGGCCGTTCCAGCGTGCCCTGGTGGAGGCGATCGAGGAGGCTGTGGCGTGGCACAACCAGGAGATCCTGAATCGGGAGCGCACGCTGCTGGACAAGTTCCGCCAGCTTGGCATGGAGGTCATCCAGCCGGACGTGGAGTCCTTCCGGAGGCCGGTCCTGGAGAGCCTGCCGAAGCAGTTCGAGGCGCAGTGGGGTCCGGGGCTGTTCCAGCGGATCGTGAACACCCGCTGAAGCCGACGCGGCCCGGGGCCGCCGGATGGACGCCTTCCCGCCGGAGCCGTTCCGTGTCGGGTGGAGAGTTCCTTTACCGCTCCGCTTCGTCCCTGGGGGCTGTCCTGCTGTTCGCCATCTTCCTCGTGATCCTGGCGCAGGTGGCGTTCCGTTACGTCCTGGCCCGACCGCTCGTGTGGACCGAGGAGGCCGCCCGCTACCTGTACATCTGGACCTGCTACCTGGGTGCCGCCATGGCCTTCCGGCGCGGCACCCACGTCCGGATCGGGGCCATGGTCGACCGGGTGCCCCCCGCGGTCCGCCTGTGGGTGCACCGGCTGGGGCTGCTGGGCACGGCTGGCTTCTTGGGTGTCCTGGCAGTGCAGGGCGCCAAGCTGGTCTGGCTGTCCCGCAGCACGCTGGCCATCACCTTTCCCTTACCCTGGTCGGTCATCTACGCGGCCGCGGTGCTCTCCGGCTCCCTGATGTTGCTGTACACATGGGAGGCGTTGTGGGAGCACTTCCGGGAGGCCCGGGAGCGGTGAGCGCGGGGGCCTTCTTCGTTCTCTGGATCCTGCTGCTGGCGCTTGGCCTCCCGCTGTTCGTCACCCTGGGGCTGTCCTCGGCGCTCTACCTGTGGGCGCAGGGGGATGTCCTCCTGGCGGTCCCGCAGCGGGTCACGGCCGCGGCCAACTCCTTCACCCTCCTCGCCGCCCCCTTCTTCATGCTGGCCGGCATGCTGATGAACACTTCCGGCGTGACCAACCGGATCTACACGTTTGCGGAGTGCCTGGTGGGCTGGCTGAGGGGCGGGCTCGCCCACGT from Armatimonadota bacterium harbors:
- a CDS encoding TRAP transporter small permease yields the protein MSGGEFLYRSASSLGAVLLFAIFLVILAQVAFRYVLARPLVWTEEAARYLYIWTCYLGAAMAFRRGTHVRIGAMVDRVPPAVRLWVHRLGLLGTAGFLGVLAVQGAKLVWLSRSTLAITFPLPWSVIYAAAVLSGSLMLLYTWEALWEHFREARER
- a CDS encoding LacI family DNA-binding transcriptional regulator; the protein is MATLKDVARKAGVSVATAARVLGGYGYASQRARERVLRAARQLDYTPNALARGMVKKRTHAIGVIVSDNANPFFAAVVRGVEDVVRRHGYAVILCNSDESPEKEDLYLRILREKQVDGLLLASSGQVTPHLRRWLRTGLPLVLVDRRLEGIRADAALVDSMEGARTAVSHLIALGHRRIGIISGPVRVFTGRERLAGYLAALQAAGLRADPALVREGDFKQQSGYRLAREFLEMNRPPTALFVANNLMTIGAMLALKEAGVRVPQEMAVIGFDDMDWAPILTPTLTAVAQPAYTLGTSAAQLLMQRLENPARPVQEIVLKTRLVIRESCGAVLQRR
- a CDS encoding DctP family TRAP transporter solute-binding subunit; translation: MVWRALGVALALVALTWSVPAGAVMVLRWGEVLPPDHPSVQMVERIARSVSQRTQGYLQIQAYPAGQLGTTRDQIENVMVGTQQLTTEGAAAIGQFFPPLGALEAPYAWRDEAHLRAVMKSPIAEELSRAFIEKRGVRILAATYYGVRHLTTTRKPVHTVADLREFKLRVPENEVFVAMVRAWGAKPTPIPFGELYLALRQNVVEGQENPLPTIDAAKLYEVQKYLVLTGHILTPRLILINERTWRALGRPFQRALVEAIEEAVAWHNQEILNRERTLLDKFRQLGMEVIQPDVESFRRPVLESLPKQFEAQWGPGLFQRIVNTR